A DNA window from Selenomonas sp. oral taxon 126 contains the following coding sequences:
- the pyrH gene encoding UMP kinase yields the protein MEAKYRRVVLKLSGEALAGDQGFGINPAVVEEIAAQIKKVRDHGIDVAIVVGGGNIWRGLAGSAKGMDRTTADYMGMMATVMNALALQDALEKQDVDTRVQSAIEMRQVAEPYIRRRAIRHMEKGRVVIFGAGTGNPYFSTDTTAALRAAEIEADVILMAKKGTDGIYDSDPNKNPDAHRFETLTYIDILKKGLAVMDATATSLCMENKIPIVVFNIDEYANIARASFGEPIGTTVGGEAV from the coding sequence GTGGAAGCGAAATATCGCCGTGTCGTTTTGAAACTCAGCGGAGAGGCTCTCGCGGGCGATCAGGGATTTGGCATCAACCCTGCGGTTGTCGAGGAGATTGCCGCGCAGATCAAGAAGGTGCGCGATCACGGCATTGATGTTGCAATCGTGGTCGGCGGCGGAAATATCTGGCGCGGCCTTGCGGGCAGTGCAAAGGGCATGGATCGTACGACTGCGGACTATATGGGCATGATGGCGACGGTGATGAATGCGCTCGCGCTGCAGGACGCGCTCGAGAAGCAGGATGTCGATACGCGTGTGCAGAGCGCGATCGAGATGCGTCAGGTCGCCGAGCCGTACATCCGCCGCCGCGCAATCCGCCACATGGAGAAGGGGCGCGTCGTGATCTTTGGTGCGGGGACGGGCAATCCATATTTCTCGACGGATACGACGGCAGCGCTGCGCGCGGCGGAGATCGAGGCGGATGTGATCCTCATGGCGAAGAAGGGGACGGACGGCATCTATGACTCCGATCCAAACAAGAACCCCGATGCGCACCGCTTTGAGACGCTGACCTATATCGACATCCTCAAGAAGGGGCTGGCGGTGATGGATGCGACGGCGACGAGTCTGTGTATGGAGAATAAGATTCCCATTGTGGTATTTAATATCGACGAATACGCGAATATCGCACGTGCATCGTTTGGAGAGCCGATTGGAACGACCGTAGGAGGCGAAGCTGTATGA
- the frr gene encoding ribosome recycling factor has protein sequence MIKEILTKHEANMNKAIEALRREFSSLRAGRATPNLLDKVMVPYYGTPTSVNQLAKVTVPEPHMIVITPWEKSILHEIEIAISKSDLGLSPNSDGTVIRLAIPQPTQERRKELIKTVGKKTEEAKVALRNIRRDANEAIKKLEKDKEINEDESKRGQDSVQKLVDKFVKQMEEMRAAKEKEVMEI, from the coding sequence ATGATCAAGGAAATTCTTACAAAGCATGAAGCAAATATGAACAAGGCGATTGAGGCGCTTCGCCGGGAGTTCTCCTCCCTGCGTGCGGGGCGTGCGACGCCGAACCTCCTCGATAAGGTGATGGTGCCGTACTACGGCACGCCGACCTCGGTCAACCAGCTCGCAAAGGTGACGGTGCCCGAGCCGCATATGATCGTCATTACGCCGTGGGAGAAGTCCATCCTGCACGAGATCGAGATTGCAATCTCGAAGTCTGATCTCGGTCTCTCGCCGAACTCGGACGGCACGGTGATCCGCCTCGCGATTCCGCAGCCGACGCAGGAGCGCCGCAAGGAGCTCATTAAGACAGTCGGCAAGAAGACGGAGGAGGCAAAGGTCGCCCTGCGCAACATCCGCCGCGATGCGAACGAGGCGATCAAGAAGCTCGAGAAGGACAAGGAGATCAACGAGGACGAGTCCAAGCGCGGGCAGGACTCCGTGCAGAAGCTCGTGGACAAATTCGTCAAGCAGATGGAAGAGATGCGCGCGGCGAAGGAAAAAGAGGTCATGGAGATCTGA
- a CDS encoding isoprenyl transferase → MWRKIFGGGKSAPTPDGDHLPSNLAVDHAALPRHIAIVMDGNGRWAKAQGRSRSAGHEAGARTLKRIVRAASDMGIEVLTAYAFSTENWKRPQREVDFLLNLFDSFLEKEIAEMHAENVRMSFIGRRDRFTERFLRRMEEAEARTAQNTGIHFNLAANYGSQDEIVRAVRTIAARAAAGEIAPEEIEEELFSNVLDTAGDPPVDLFIRTSGDLRLSNFLLWQSAYAELYFTDTHWPDFTPEELARAIEDFAGRSRRFGGLTEE, encoded by the coding sequence ATGTGGAGAAAGATATTTGGCGGCGGGAAGAGTGCGCCGACCCCGGACGGGGATCATCTTCCTTCCAATCTTGCGGTTGACCATGCAGCGCTGCCGCGTCATATTGCGATTGTTATGGACGGAAACGGACGATGGGCAAAGGCACAGGGGCGTTCGCGCTCGGCAGGGCACGAGGCGGGGGCGCGTACGCTCAAGCGCATTGTGCGCGCCGCATCGGATATGGGCATCGAGGTGCTGACGGCCTATGCATTCTCTACGGAGAATTGGAAGCGGCCACAGCGTGAGGTTGATTTCCTGCTGAATCTCTTTGACTCCTTTTTGGAGAAGGAGATCGCAGAGATGCATGCGGAAAATGTGCGCATGAGCTTCATAGGCCGCCGTGACCGCTTTACGGAGCGATTCCTGCGCCGCATGGAGGAGGCAGAGGCACGCACGGCGCAGAATACGGGCATTCACTTCAACCTCGCGGCGAACTACGGCAGTCAGGATGAGATTGTGCGCGCCGTGCGTACGATTGCTGCGCGGGCAGCGGCGGGGGAGATTGCACCCGAGGAGATCGAGGAGGAGCTCTTTTCGAATGTGCTCGATACGGCGGGTGACCCGCCTGTCGACCTCTTTATCCGCACGAGCGGCGACCTCAGGCTCAGCAACTTCCTCCTCTGGCAGTCGGCATATGCGGAGCTCTACTTTACGGATACGCATTGGCCGGACTTTACGCCGGAGGAACTGGCGCGTGCGATTGAGGATTTTGCAGGGCGCAGTCGCCGCTTCGGCGGACTGACCGAGGAATAA